A genome region from Cucurbita pepo subsp. pepo cultivar mu-cu-16 chromosome LG02, ASM280686v2, whole genome shotgun sequence includes the following:
- the LOC111788359 gene encoding uncharacterized protein At1g76660, whose amino-acid sequence MGSEQNRIPQQERGKRWGGCWGALSCFHSQKGEKRIVPASRLPEGNVVTTQPNGPHAAGIANQATVIAPSLLAPPSSPASFTNSALPSTAQSPSCFLSLSANSPGGPSSTMFATGPYAHETQPVSPPVFSAFTTEPSTAPLTPPPELAHLTTPSSPDVPFAQFLSSSVDLKGTGKANYVASNDLQAAYSLYPGSPASSLVSPISRTSGDCLSSSFPERDFPPQWNPSASLQDGKYPRSGSGRLFGHEKTGTPLASQDSNFFCPATFAQFYLDNPPFPHTGGRLSVSKDSDVYASGGNGYQNRHSKSPKQDVEEIEAYRASFGFSADEIISTTQYVEISDVMEDSFTMRPFTSTSLSAEESIQPPLVGEKLKSTQATLQSQRSIKSASDVVEKETCSEVLALCNGCKDDKLQRQPGNLPGSSTSQGETEDLFSRIGSSKNSRKYNHALSCSDAEVDYRRGRSLRGEVKGDFLWHD is encoded by the exons GGAAAGAGATGGGGTGGATGTTGGGGTGCATTATCTTGTTTTCACTCTCAGAAAGGAGAAAAGCGCATTGTGCCTGCATCTCGTTTACCTGAGGGCAATGTCGTGACAACCCAGCCAAATGGACCTCATGCAGCAGGAATAGCCAATCAGGCTACTGTGATAGCTCCATCCCTTTTAGCCCCACCTTCTTCACCAGCATCCTTTACAAATTCTGCACTCCCTTCAACAGCCCAATCACCTAGCTGTTTCTTGTCGTTGTCTGCCAACTCACCTGGAGGTCCTTCATCCACAATGTTCGCTACAGGGCCATATGCGCATGAAACACAACCGGTTTCTCCTCCTGTTTTCTCAGCTTTCACCACTGAACCGTCAACTGCTCCACTCACTCCCCCACCCGAACTAGCTCACCTAACCACTCCTTCTTCCCCTGATGTGCCTTTTGCTCAGTTCCTATCCTCATCGGTGGATCTCAAAGGAACTGGAAAGGCAAATTACGTTGCTTCCAATGATCTTCAAGCAGCATATTCTCTCTACCCTGGAAGTCCTGCCAGTAGCCTCGTGTCACCAATTTCAAGGACCTCCGGCGATTgcttatcatcttcttttcctGAGAGGGACTTTCCACCACAGTGGAATCCTTCAGCTTCTCTCCAAGATGGAAAATATCCAAGAAGTGGTTCTGGTCGGCTATTTGGACATGAGAAAACTGGCACACCTCTTGCTTCTCAGGATTCTAATTTCTTCTGCCCTGCTACATTTGCACAATTCTATCTGGACAATCCACCATTCCCTCATACTGGTGGGAGGTTAAGTGTATCAAAGGATTCAGATGTTTACGCTTCTGGTGGGAATGGATACCAAAACCGGCACAGTAAGTCTCCAAAACAAGATGTGGAGGAAATAGAAGCTTACCGAGCATCTTTTGGTTTCAGTGCCGATGAAATTATAAGTACCACACAATACGTGGAGATATCTGATGTAATGGAAGATTCCTTTACTATGAGACCTTTTACTTCAACTAGTCTGTCTGCAGAAGAAAGTATTCAACCTCCATTAGTGGGTGAAAAACTGAAATCCACGCAGGCAACTTTACAGAGTCAAAGAAGTATTAAATCAGCATCTGACGTTGTTGAAAAAGAAACCTGCTCTGAAGTCCTGGCATTATGCAATGGCTGTAAAG ACGATAAATTGCAAAGACAACCTGGTAACTTGCCAGGATCAAGTACTTCCCAAGGTGAAACAGAAGACCTATTCTCAAGAATAGGGTCGTCCAAAAATAGCCGCAAGTATAATCATGCTTTATCCTGCTCTGATGCAGAAGTTGATTACAGAAGAGGAAGGAGCCTGAGGGGGGAGGTCAAGGGAGATTTTTTATGGCATGACTAA